One genomic region from Flagellimonas oceani encodes:
- a CDS encoding leucine--tRNA ligase — translation MNYDFREIEAKWQKYWAENETFKASNDSEKPKFYALSMFPYPSGAGLHVGHPLGYIATDIYSRYKRHKGFNVLHPMGYDSFGLPAEQYAIQTGQHPAITTENNINRYREQLDQLGFSFDWSREVRTSNPQYYKWTQWIFIQLFNAWYNQKSDKAENISSLISIFEVEGNANVEAACDDDTPTFDAATWNGYSDKEKQKILLKYRLTYLADTEVNWCPALGTVLANDEIVNGVSERGGHPVVRKKMTQWSMRITAYAQRLLDGLDKIDWPQPLKDSQTNWIGRSVGATVKFRVMSEKLRVSESENSELKTQNSSLFIEVFTTRPDTIFGVSFMTLAPEHELVAKITTPEQKAEVDAYVEATAKRSERDRMADVKTISGVFTGAYAEHPFTKEPIPIWIGDYVLASYGTGAVMAVPCGDQRDHDFATHYQIPIPNIFEGVDISEEAFADKENTIIANSDFLNGLPYKKAMKKIIAELERIGHGEGKVNYRLRDAVFSRQRYWGEPFPVYYVDGMPQMIDVEHLPLQLPEVEKYLPTETGEPPLGNATEWAWDRLKAEVVSNELIDNENVFPLELNTMPGWAGSSQYFNRYMDPRNDDAIFSPEAINYWQDVDLYIGGSEHATGHLLYSRFWQKFMFDMGYVPKDEFAQKLINQGMITGTSEFAYVTGYKSESGFEGERASNNIFLLKEGENGQLGQYQHYTQDVKYVFFSSDYEYVNDYKKGSLAVPFNEIIPHRFDVNQVEGGVLHIDEYLKDNPTYKDSIFVVPGGFWYKGMFTELFKEKSRDFRTYSEVEKMSKSKYNVVNPDAICEEYGADSLRLYEMFLGPLEQSKPWNTAGITGVHSFLKKLWKLYSPFIDSDAERSRSVTEAEPTAENLKTLHKTIKKVEEDIENFSFNTSVSTFMICVNELTAQKCTSKAILEPLAILVSPYAPHIAEELWSRLGHSESIAEAPFPKFEEKYLVESSKEYPISFNGKMRFKLELPLDMSKDEIEAAVMAHEKTKEQLQGRTPNKVIVVPGRIVNIVG, via the coding sequence ATGAATTACGATTTCCGCGAGATTGAGGCCAAATGGCAGAAGTATTGGGCAGAAAATGAAACGTTTAAGGCATCCAACGATTCCGAAAAACCTAAATTTTATGCATTGTCGATGTTCCCTTACCCATCAGGGGCAGGCTTGCACGTAGGGCACCCATTGGGGTATATTGCCACGGACATCTATTCGCGTTACAAAAGACATAAAGGATTCAATGTGTTGCATCCCATGGGCTACGATTCCTTTGGGTTGCCAGCGGAGCAGTATGCGATTCAAACAGGGCAGCATCCCGCCATAACCACGGAAAACAACATCAACAGATACCGTGAGCAGTTAGATCAGCTCGGTTTTTCTTTTGATTGGAGCCGCGAAGTGCGTACTTCCAACCCGCAATATTATAAATGGACGCAATGGATTTTTATCCAATTGTTCAATGCGTGGTACAACCAGAAATCCGACAAAGCAGAAAACATCTCCAGTTTGATTTCCATTTTTGAAGTAGAAGGAAATGCCAATGTTGAAGCTGCTTGTGATGATGATACTCCAACTTTTGATGCCGCAACTTGGAATGGCTACTCCGATAAGGAAAAGCAAAAAATCCTTTTAAAATACAGACTGACCTATTTGGCCGACACCGAAGTGAACTGGTGTCCCGCCTTGGGAACCGTTTTGGCCAATGATGAAATCGTGAACGGTGTTTCCGAGCGTGGAGGTCATCCCGTGGTGCGTAAAAAAATGACGCAATGGAGTATGCGCATCACCGCTTATGCCCAGCGCTTATTGGACGGATTGGACAAAATTGATTGGCCACAACCTTTAAAGGATTCCCAGACCAACTGGATTGGACGATCTGTTGGGGCCACTGTTAAGTTTAGAGTTATGAGTGAAAAGTTAAGAGTGAGCGAGAGTGAAAACTCTGAACTCAAAACTCAAAACTCATCACTTTTTATAGAAGTCTTCACCACCCGTCCCGACACCATTTTCGGGGTAAGTTTTATGACCTTGGCCCCGGAGCACGAGTTGGTGGCCAAAATCACTACGCCAGAACAAAAAGCTGAGGTCGATGCTTACGTGGAAGCTACGGCAAAACGTTCCGAGCGTGACCGTATGGCGGATGTAAAAACCATTTCAGGAGTATTTACGGGAGCTTATGCAGAGCATCCGTTCACCAAAGAGCCCATTCCTATTTGGATTGGTGACTACGTGTTGGCCAGTTACGGAACGGGAGCGGTTATGGCCGTACCCTGTGGCGACCAACGCGATCATGACTTTGCAACGCACTATCAAATACCTATTCCAAACATTTTTGAAGGGGTAGATATTTCCGAAGAGGCGTTTGCCGACAAGGAAAATACCATCATTGCCAATTCTGATTTTCTAAACGGATTGCCGTATAAAAAGGCGATGAAGAAAATCATCGCTGAATTGGAAAGGATCGGGCACGGCGAAGGCAAAGTGAATTACCGACTACGTGACGCCGTATTTAGCCGTCAGCGGTATTGGGGAGAACCCTTCCCCGTGTATTATGTGGATGGTATGCCGCAGATGATCGATGTAGAGCATTTGCCCTTGCAATTGCCCGAAGTGGAAAAATACCTTCCTACCGAAACGGGCGAGCCACCATTGGGCAACGCTACGGAATGGGCATGGGACCGCCTCAAGGCGGAAGTAGTTAGCAATGAGCTAATCGATAATGAGAATGTATTTCCTTTGGAGTTGAATACAATGCCCGGTTGGGCGGGAAGTTCCCAATACTTTAATAGGTATATGGATCCACGGAACGATGACGCTATTTTCTCCCCTGAGGCCATCAACTATTGGCAAGATGTAGACTTGTATATCGGAGGTAGCGAGCACGCTACGGGCCACTTGCTGTATTCCCGCTTTTGGCAGAAGTTTATGTTTGATATGGGGTATGTGCCCAAAGACGAATTTGCCCAAAAGTTGATCAACCAAGGGATGATTACGGGGACGTCTGAGTTTGCATATGTAACGGGTTACAAATCGGAAAGCGGTTTTGAAGGTGAAAGAGCTTCAAATAATATTTTTCTTTTAAAAGAAGGGGAGAATGGTCAGCTTGGACAATATCAACATTATACTCAAGATGTGAAGTATGTGTTTTTTAGTTCAGACTATGAATATGTAAATGATTATAAAAAAGGTAGCCTAGCAGTTCCTTTTAACGAAATTATTCCTCATAGATTTGATGTAAATCAAGTTGAAGGTGGGGTTCTTCATATAGATGAATATTTGAAGGATAACCCTACCTACAAGGATTCAATTTTTGTGGTGCCTGGTGGATTTTGGTACAAAGGAATGTTTACTGAGCTTTTCAAGGAGAAGTCTAGAGATTTTAGAACTTATTCCGAAGTGGAAAAAATGTCTAAATCCAAATACAATGTTGTCAACCCCGATGCCATTTGTGAGGAGTACGGAGCAGATTCTTTGCGTTTGTACGAAATGTTCTTGGGACCCTTAGAGCAATCCAAGCCTTGGAACACGGCGGGAATCACGGGCGTACATTCCTTCCTAAAGAAACTTTGGAAACTCTATTCCCCCTTCATCGATTCGGACGCTGAGCGTAGTCGAAGCGTCACTGAAGCTGAACCCACCGCCGAAAACCTAAAAACCCTGCACAAGACTATCAAAAAAGTGGAAGAGGATATCGAGAACTTCTCGTTCAATACTTCGGTGTCCACCTTTATGATTTGTGTCAACGAGTTGACAGCTCAAAAATGCACCAGCAAGGCCATTTTGGAACCGTTGGCCATTTTAGTGTCGCCTTATGCACCTCACATTGCCGAGGAGCTTTGGAGTCGTTTGGGGCATTCAGAGTCCATTGCCGAAGCACCTTTCCCTAAATTTGAGGAGAAGTACTTGGTGGAAAGCAGCAAGGAATACCCCATATCCTTTAATGGAAAAATGCGCTTCAAATTGGAGCTGCCTTTGGATATGAGCAAGGATGAAATCGAGGCTGCCGTTATGGCCCACGAGAAAACCAAGGAACAGTTGCAGGGCAGAACTCCCAACAAGGTCATTGTGGTGCCCGGAAGGATTGTGAATATCGTGGGATAG
- a CDS encoding cell division protein FtsX: MSQYIERYQRRKLISSYFSVALSIALVLFLLGVLGLLVLNTKKLADHFKEQITISVFLKDSAKPVEIDQLQKSLMLAEYTKSAEYISKEDAAEQYSEDIGENFEEFLGYNPLKNSIDVNLKADFVSPQQIDEIAEELAAKAYVDEVSYDKPLISLLNNNARKISLWILVASAVFTVIAVLLINSSIRLSIYSKRFIIKTMQMVGATKTFIRRPFIWTNIKLGMAGAFVALIGLGVLVYYINKNFPELNLLQDYMVLIILFVGVFGLGVIISWASTHFATQRFLNLRTDDLYY, translated from the coding sequence ATGAGCCAATATATTGAACGATATCAGCGTCGAAAACTGATTTCCTCCTACTTTTCCGTGGCTTTGAGCATTGCCTTAGTCCTGTTTCTTTTGGGTGTTTTGGGCCTTTTGGTGCTCAATACAAAAAAATTGGCGGATCACTTTAAGGAGCAGATCACCATTTCGGTGTTTTTGAAGGACAGTGCCAAACCTGTGGAAATAGATCAGTTGCAGAAAAGCTTGATGCTTGCCGAATACACCAAATCAGCCGAATATATTTCCAAAGAAGATGCCGCGGAACAATACAGCGAGGACATTGGTGAAAATTTTGAGGAGTTCTTGGGCTACAATCCCCTAAAAAATTCCATTGACGTAAACCTGAAGGCCGATTTCGTTTCCCCACAACAAATTGATGAGATTGCAGAAGAACTTGCGGCCAAAGCCTACGTGGACGAAGTAAGTTACGACAAACCGTTGATTTCCCTGCTCAATAACAATGCTCGAAAAATCAGTCTTTGGATATTGGTGGCCAGTGCCGTTTTTACGGTCATCGCCGTTTTGCTGATCAACAGTTCCATTCGATTGTCCATTTATTCCAAACGATTCATCATCAAAACCATGCAAATGGTGGGCGCCACCAAAACCTTTATCCGAAGGCCATTTATTTGGACGAACATTAAACTGGGGATGGCCGGAGCCTTTGTCGCCTTGATCGGGCTAGGGGTTTTGGTATATTATATCAATAAGAATTTCCCCGAACTCAATCTTTTGCAAGATTATATGGTACTTATCATTTTGTTTGTTGGTGTCTTTGGTCTGGGCGTCATCATTTCTTGGGCCAGCACCCATTTTGCAACACAACGTTTCTTAAACCTGAGAACGGACGATCTTTATTATTAA
- a CDS encoding DUF3098 domain-containing protein, with translation MSKKNDNGKKPPKEFVFQKKNYLFLFIGIAFIALGYILMSGGGSDDPEVFNPEIYNFRRIRLAPTLILIGLGIQVYAILLNPNKKNKE, from the coding sequence ATGAGCAAGAAAAACGACAACGGCAAAAAACCACCCAAAGAGTTTGTTTTCCAAAAGAAAAACTACCTCTTCCTATTTATAGGCATTGCCTTTATAGCCCTTGGATATATTTTGATGAGCGGCGGTGGAAGCGACGACCCCGAAGTGTTCAATCCCGAGATATACAATTTTAGAAGAATTCGCCTTGCGCCTACCTTGATTCTTATTGGCCTTGGCATTCAAGTATATGCGATTTTGTTGAATCCGAACAAGAAAAACAAGGAATAA
- a CDS encoding undecaprenyl-diphosphate phosphatase, protein MELIDAIILGIIQGLTEFLPVSSSGHLELGKAILGAQAVPEESLLFTVVLHFATALSTLVVFRKDVFDILKGLFQFKWNEETKFSLKIIISMIPAALVGLFLEDFIEVFFDGAIVIVGIMLVITAFLLYLADLAKTTDKNVSFRSAFAIGMAQAVAILPGISRSGATISAAVLLGVDKTKSARFSFLMVVPLILGKVAKDLMGGDIAFQGDQAVAMGAGFVAAFLAGLAACTWMIKLVRQSKLTYFAIYCLIVGLIAIAWSIWG, encoded by the coding sequence TTGGAATTGATCGATGCCATCATCCTTGGAATCATTCAAGGATTGACCGAATTTTTACCTGTATCCTCCAGCGGTCACTTAGAATTGGGAAAAGCTATTTTGGGAGCGCAGGCCGTTCCGGAAGAAAGCCTTTTGTTTACCGTGGTATTGCACTTTGCAACTGCCTTGAGCACCTTGGTGGTGTTCCGCAAAGATGTTTTTGACATATTGAAAGGGCTGTTCCAGTTCAAATGGAATGAAGAAACCAAATTTTCTTTAAAAATCATCATTTCTATGATTCCCGCTGCGTTGGTGGGATTGTTTCTCGAAGATTTTATCGAAGTCTTTTTTGATGGCGCCATCGTCATCGTTGGGATCATGCTGGTGATCACCGCATTTTTACTGTATTTGGCAGATTTGGCGAAGACCACCGACAAAAATGTATCCTTTCGTAGTGCTTTTGCCATTGGAATGGCACAGGCCGTGGCCATACTCCCAGGAATTTCCCGAAGTGGTGCGACGATTTCTGCTGCGGTGCTTTTGGGCGTTGACAAAACCAAATCGGCCCGGTTTTCCTTTTTGATGGTGGTTCCGTTGATTTTGGGAAAAGTCGCCAAAGATTTGATGGGTGGCGATATTGCTTTTCAGGGCGACCAGGCCGTAGCCATGGGCGCAGGTTTTGTGGCTGCATTTCTTGCAGGCCTTGCAGCTTGTACTTGGATGATCAAACTGGTACGCCAAAGCAAACTTACCTATTTTGCCATTTACTGTTTGATTGTGGGCCTCATTGCCATCGCGTGGAGCATTTGGGGATAG
- the truB gene encoding tRNA pseudouridine(55) synthase TruB, giving the protein MNSKEDFLNGQILLIDKPLEWTSFQAVNALKWAIRKKFSLKKIKIGHAGTLDPLATGLLIICTGKFTKKIPELQGQVKEYTGTFTLGATTPSYDLETEVNETFPTEHLSDDQIKAATSKFLGEIDQVPPIFSALKKDGKRLYELAREGKQVEIKSRKIEILEFEITRIELPEVDFRVVCSKGTYIRSLAHDFGKALDCGAHLSNLRRTKIGDFNVNNATSPNVFKENLEVNAST; this is encoded by the coding sequence TTGAACTCCAAAGAAGATTTTTTGAACGGTCAGATTTTATTGATCGACAAACCTCTGGAATGGACTTCGTTCCAAGCAGTGAATGCCCTCAAGTGGGCCATACGTAAAAAATTCAGCCTTAAAAAGATAAAAATTGGTCACGCAGGCACCTTGGACCCCTTGGCCACAGGTCTGTTGATTATCTGTACGGGAAAATTCACCAAAAAAATCCCGGAGCTTCAAGGACAGGTCAAGGAATACACGGGAACTTTTACACTTGGTGCCACCACACCGTCCTACGATTTAGAAACCGAAGTAAACGAGACCTTTCCGACCGAACATCTATCTGATGACCAGATAAAGGCAGCCACATCAAAATTCTTGGGGGAAATAGATCAAGTACCGCCCATCTTTTCTGCCCTAAAAAAGGATGGCAAACGATTGTACGAACTTGCCCGCGAAGGAAAGCAAGTCGAAATAAAATCACGCAAAATAGAAATTCTTGAGTTTGAGATTACCCGAATAGAACTCCCCGAAGTGGATTTCAGGGTGGTGTGCAGCAAAGGGACCTATATCCGTTCCTTGGCGCACGATTTTGGCAAAGCTTTGGACTGTGGAGCCCATTTATCCAACCTCAGAAGAACCAAAATAGGTGATTTCAACGTAAATAATGCTACAAGCCCCAATGTTTTCAAGGAAAATCTTGAAGTAAACGCTTCAACCTAA
- a CDS encoding energy transducer TonB family protein, producing MNLNKSQLSLLITFFAMSIVILLLFNIHLGGIQEEEYVVEMSLADEDIEQLLEEEEQRLEEMQAANDPIKSHMALNETAKPSVGNPEPLKTLEELIEERALSSETGEYADNSGFEEQLKQLKAQRDEKKEKLGERDAQKEEFTNYLKDRRTSISYSLVERNAYYLPPPIYTCIEGGKVVINITVDNNGYVTEASFNDKSSGTSNGCLVDNAIAYALKARFSPDSQNSQIGTITYLFQSK from the coding sequence ATGAACTTAAACAAGAGCCAGTTATCACTTTTGATCACTTTCTTCGCTATGTCCATAGTGATATTATTGCTATTCAATATTCACTTAGGCGGCATACAAGAGGAAGAGTATGTCGTTGAAATGAGCTTGGCCGATGAGGATATAGAGCAACTTCTTGAAGAGGAGGAGCAACGACTGGAAGAAATGCAAGCTGCCAACGACCCCATTAAAAGCCATATGGCCTTGAACGAAACTGCAAAACCCAGCGTTGGCAATCCCGAGCCTTTAAAAACCTTGGAAGAACTAATTGAAGAAAGAGCCCTTAGCAGTGAAACGGGCGAATATGCAGACAATTCGGGTTTTGAGGAACAGTTAAAACAGCTAAAGGCCCAACGTGACGAGAAAAAAGAAAAATTGGGCGAACGCGATGCACAAAAAGAGGAGTTTACCAATTACCTGAAGGATAGACGTACTTCCATCTCCTATTCCTTGGTAGAACGAAACGCATATTACCTCCCCCCGCCCATTTATACTTGTATAGAAGGTGGTAAAGTGGTGATAAACATAACCGTGGACAATAATGGCTATGTTACCGAGGCTTCCTTTAACGATAAAAGTTCGGGGACCAGTAATGGTTGTTTAGTGGACAATGCGATTGCTTATGCCTTGAAGGCACGCTTTAGTCCAGATTCTCAAAATTCACAGATCGGAACAATTACATACCTATTTCAAAGCAAGTAG
- a CDS encoding thioredoxin family protein: MEILENNKLEVVKGYLAKAMDYPRYRALVSKLAMTGASTGPNQSELYVNYTKLGDKRMSRWEKTFQISEEVERKLKSYDRELVFLVLTESWCGDAAASLPVMNKIAEASPNISLKVILRDESLDLMDAFLTNGARSIPKLIVLDKAKNEIIGEWGPRPSIATLMVEDYKWEHGKLSDEFKQELQVWYNKNKGQNILEDIVELLALK, translated from the coding sequence ATGGAAATACTTGAGAATAACAAATTGGAAGTGGTCAAGGGGTACTTAGCAAAGGCTATGGATTATCCAAGGTATCGTGCGTTGGTCTCCAAGTTGGCCATGACAGGCGCTTCAACCGGCCCCAATCAATCGGAACTATATGTCAATTACACCAAATTGGGGGATAAACGAATGTCGCGTTGGGAAAAAACATTCCAAATCTCCGAAGAAGTCGAGCGAAAACTGAAATCCTATGATAGGGAATTGGTGTTTCTTGTGCTTACGGAAAGCTGGTGTGGGGATGCCGCAGCGAGTTTACCGGTTATGAATAAAATTGCCGAAGCAAGTCCAAATATTTCCCTAAAAGTGATTTTGCGTGACGAGAGTCTCGATTTAATGGATGCTTTCCTCACCAATGGCGCCCGTTCCATTCCCAAATTGATTGTTTTGGATAAAGCCAAGAATGAGATCATAGGCGAATGGGGCCCAAGACCAAGCATTGCCACACTAATGGTTGAGGACTACAAATGGGAGCACGGTAAATTAAGTGATGAGTTCAAACAAGAACTTCAGGTTTGGTACAATAAGAACAAGGGACAAAATATTCTGGAAGATATAGTGGAACTACTTGCTTTGAAATAG
- a CDS encoding TolC family protein, giving the protein MLQRNRRLLLCCTLFFFNISFFYAQQDSLVLGFKEYLGYVKKYHPIAKQAQLNIAMGQAQLMKARGGFDPKVEVDYNTKEFKDTEYWDRLNATFKIPTWFGIELKGNFQQAEGTYINPDETLPEDGLYSAGVSMSVLQGFWINERMATLRKAKFFREQTKADQDLQVNQVLYNASLAYFDWLKAYRDAEVYKDFLENAEMRFQGIKESALAGDIAIIDTVEAKIAVRNRDLGYQQAKVELMKKSLELSNFLWIEDVPVELQGGISPNLEPEMDINTTLEIEGVPLDSFNLDTHPKLLSLDYKIEGLTVDKRLKANKLLPKLNAEYNFVTETPEFINSFVTENYKAGLSFQMPIFLRKERGDLKLAKFKLRDAEYERDNAQVEIQNKVIAIYNELDSFTEQNQLITDIVKDYTTMLNAEERKFSFGESSLFLINSRESKLIDAYLKQNEMQNKFFYTKAKLFKSLAINPKTL; this is encoded by the coding sequence ATGCTTCAAAGAAATAGAAGATTACTTTTATGTTGTACCCTCTTTTTCTTTAACATCAGCTTTTTTTACGCGCAGCAAGATTCTTTGGTGCTGGGATTTAAGGAATATTTGGGCTATGTAAAAAAATATCACCCCATAGCAAAGCAGGCGCAGTTGAACATTGCCATGGGGCAGGCGCAGCTTATGAAGGCCCGTGGAGGGTTTGACCCCAAAGTTGAGGTGGATTATAATACCAAAGAGTTCAAGGACACCGAATACTGGGACCGATTGAATGCCACCTTCAAGATTCCGACTTGGTTTGGTATTGAGCTCAAAGGTAATTTTCAGCAAGCTGAAGGAACTTACATCAACCCGGATGAAACCTTGCCCGAAGATGGCCTCTACAGCGCAGGGGTCTCCATGTCCGTTCTGCAGGGATTCTGGATCAACGAACGAATGGCAACCTTGAGGAAGGCCAAGTTTTTTAGGGAACAGACCAAGGCCGATCAAGACCTGCAGGTCAACCAGGTACTGTACAATGCTTCATTGGCCTATTTTGATTGGTTAAAAGCGTACCGGGATGCCGAAGTGTACAAGGATTTTCTGGAAAATGCCGAAATGCGCTTTCAAGGAATCAAAGAAAGTGCCTTGGCAGGCGATATTGCCATAATCGATACCGTAGAAGCAAAAATAGCCGTCCGAAACCGAGACTTGGGTTATCAACAGGCAAAGGTGGAATTGATGAAAAAATCTCTGGAACTGAGCAACTTTTTATGGATCGAGGATGTGCCCGTTGAGCTTCAGGGAGGTATAAGTCCAAATTTGGAGCCCGAAATGGATATCAATACAACCTTGGAGATAGAAGGCGTGCCTTTGGACAGCTTCAATTTGGATACACACCCCAAACTTTTGTCACTGGATTATAAAATAGAAGGGCTTACGGTCGACAAGCGTTTGAAGGCCAATAAATTGCTCCCCAAGTTAAATGCGGAGTATAATTTTGTGACGGAAACCCCCGAATTTATAAACTCGTTCGTTACCGAAAATTATAAAGCGGGATTGAGTTTTCAAATGCCCATATTCTTGAGAAAGGAACGGGGCGACCTCAAACTGGCCAAATTTAAGCTCCGTGATGCCGAATACGAAAGGGACAATGCCCAAGTGGAAATTCAGAACAAGGTCATAGCCATTTATAACGAGTTGGATTCCTTTACCGAGCAAAACCAATTGATAACGGATATTGTAAAGGACTATACCACCATGCTGAACGCAGAAGAGCGAAAGTTTAGTTTTGGGGAAAGTTCCCTGTTCCTTATCAATTCAAGGGAAAGCAAGCTTATTGATGCATATCTCAAACAGAACGAGATGCAGAACAAGTTTTTCTACACCAAGGCAAAACTGTTCAAGAGCTTGGCCATAAATCCAAAAACATTGTAA
- a CDS encoding HlyD family secretion protein has protein sequence MLNISSNNKLNEKVDLSGYEAGKKVFHKRHYKQFNRFLASFSIIAVFMMFLPWTQNISGRGYLTTLTPDQRPQTIQSPIPGRIERWFVREGEYVKKGDTILHISEIKSEYFDPDLVERTGKQIKAKNMSVTSYQEKVKALNQQINALNNELGLKLEQARNKLIQSKLKVKSDSIDLEAAKTNIMIAQRQFDRVDKLQEEGLKAVTDVEEKRLKLQETQAKLISQENKLLTSKNDVINAQVEINRVRAEYADKISKAQSDLYTAQSNQFDSEAQVTKLENQYTNYEMRNDMLYIRAPQNGYITKAIQSGIGETFKEGAQLVGIMPSDYDIAVETFVDPIDLPLIHVDEKVRIQFDGWPAIVFSGWPNVSYGTFGGKVVAIENFISPNGKYRVLLAPDEEEAPWPKDIRVGSGASTMALLEDVPIWYELWRQLNGFPPNYYQPQNTSANASKK, from the coding sequence ATGCTCAATATTTCTTCAAATAATAAATTGAACGAGAAGGTGGACCTTTCCGGTTATGAAGCTGGAAAAAAGGTCTTCCATAAAAGGCATTATAAGCAGTTCAACCGCTTTTTGGCTTCTTTTTCCATTATTGCGGTCTTTATGATGTTTTTGCCATGGACCCAGAATATATCCGGCAGGGGCTACCTTACCACCTTGACCCCGGACCAAAGGCCACAAACCATTCAGTCGCCAATACCCGGGCGGATTGAAAGGTGGTTTGTGAGAGAAGGCGAATATGTGAAAAAAGGGGATACCATTTTGCATATCTCCGAGATAAAGAGCGAGTATTTCGACCCCGATTTGGTAGAGCGTACCGGGAAGCAGATAAAGGCAAAAAATATGTCGGTCACTTCCTACCAAGAAAAGGTAAAGGCCCTGAACCAGCAGATCAATGCCCTCAATAATGAGCTGGGACTCAAACTGGAGCAAGCTCGGAACAAACTCATACAATCCAAATTGAAGGTAAAAAGCGATAGTATTGATTTGGAGGCCGCAAAAACCAATATTATGATTGCGCAGCGCCAATTTGACCGAGTGGACAAGTTACAGGAAGAAGGACTTAAAGCTGTGACCGATGTGGAAGAGAAGCGCCTCAAATTACAAGAAACACAAGCGAAGCTAATTAGTCAAGAAAACAAATTGCTTACCAGTAAAAACGATGTGATCAATGCCCAAGTGGAAATTAACAGGGTCAGGGCCGAGTATGCCGATAAAATATCAAAGGCGCAGAGCGATCTGTATACGGCCCAATCCAATCAGTTCGACTCGGAAGCACAGGTAACCAAACTCGAAAACCAGTACACCAACTACGAAATGCGGAACGATATGCTTTACATAAGAGCGCCGCAAAACGGATATATCACCAAGGCCATACAATCGGGAATCGGGGAAACCTTTAAAGAAGGCGCCCAATTGGTGGGGATAATGCCCTCGGATTACGATATCGCCGTAGAAACTTTTGTGGACCCCATAGACCTTCCCTTGATACATGTGGACGAAAAGGTGCGCATCCAGTTCGATGGTTGGCCCGCAATCGTATTTAGCGGATGGCCCAACGTGTCGTACGGAACTTTTGGCGGTAAGGTAGTTGCCATTGAGAATTTCATCAGCCCCAATGGAAAATATAGGGTGCTCTTGGCGCCGGACGAGGAAGAGGCCCCATGGCCCAAGGATATAAGAGTGGGTTCCGGGGCCAGTACCATGGCCCTATTGGAAGATGTTCCCATTTGGTACGAACTGTGGCGACAGCTCAACGGCTTCCCGCCAAATTATTATCAACCTCAAAATACAAGTGCAAATGCTTCAAAGAAATAG